From Coffea arabica cultivar ET-39 chromosome 2e, Coffea Arabica ET-39 HiFi, whole genome shotgun sequence, the proteins below share one genomic window:
- the LOC113732753 gene encoding primase homolog protein-like isoform X2, which translates to MPLPSRTILHQDSITAIIPSVYSLNPFTSHQFKVQPLIYLASPAKPISRISLYNNGFRSISQRKTGAEFKDKNHEQEESSDYSELKQKLDEVGLNYYNSCSPGQYHLLFCPKCKGGRSSVRSLSFHITLDRTSAIWRCFTDECGWAGQVIPGSWTNISGDNQFGKRQKLQPLGDELIAYFAGRMIPKQTLEKNCVMQVAGQKDIIAFTYRRNGIIVGCKYRTMDKSFWQEKGTEKTLYGLDDIKEADEVIIVEGEIDKLSLEEAGISNCVSVPAGAPQTVSIKELPTPEKDTGFQYIWNCKKYLNKASRIIIATDADVSGDALAEELARRLGRERCWRVHWPKKDEINCFKDANEVLMNLGPNALRETIYSMQLHHMYLFNETIQGV; encoded by the exons atGCCTCTTCCCTCAAGAACAATACTGCATCAAGATAGCATCACTGCCATTATTCCAAGTGTTTATTCGCTTAATCCCTTTACTTCCCACCAATTTAAAGTCCAACCTCTCATCTATTTGGCCTCCCCTGCCAAACccatttcaagaatttcattaTACAATAATGGGTTTCGTTCTATTTCTCAAAGAAAGACTGGAG CTGAATTTAAGGACAAGAATCATGAACAGGAGGAATCCAGTGATTATTCTGAATTGAAGCAGAAACTTGATGAAGTTGGTCTCAATTACTACAATTCTTGTTCACCTGGCCAGTATCATCTCTTGTTTTGCCCCAAG TGTAAAGGTGGACGATCATCGGTGAGGAGTCTATCCTTTCATATCACCCTAGATAG AACTTCGGCAATCTGGAGGTGTTTTACGGATGAATGTGGATGGGCAGGCCAG GTTATTCCAGGTAGTTGGACGAATATTAGTGGCGATAACCAATTTGGAAAAAGGCAGAAGCTACAACCATTAGGAGATGAG CTGATTGCATATTTTGCTGGAAGAATGATACCAAAACAAACACTAGAGAAAAATTGTGTTATGCAAGTGGCAGGTCAGAAG GATATTATTGCTTTTACTTACAGGAGAAATGGAATCATTGTTGGTTGCAAGTATCGAACTATGGACAAAAGCTTTTGGCAG GAGAAGGGTACAGAAAAGACATTATATGGACTTGATGACATAAAAGAAGCAGATGAGGTTATCATT GTTGAAGGTGAGATAGACAAGCTCTCACTGGAAGAAGCTGGCATTTCTAACTGCGTGAGTGTTCCTGCTGGTGCGCCACAGACAGTTTCTATCAAAGAATTACCAACTCCGGAAAAG GACACTGGATTTCAGTATATATGGAACTGCAAAAAGTACTTGAACAAG gcATCGCGCATAATAATTGCTACTGATGCCGATGTGTCTGGGGATGCTTTAGCTGAAGAACTAGCACGGCGACTAGGAAGAGAAAG ATGCTGGAGAGTACACTGGCCAAAGAAAGATGAAATCAACTGCTTCAAAGATGCAAATGAG GTTCTCATGAATCTAGGACCAAATGCTCTGAGAGAAACAATCTACAGCATGCAATTGCATCACATGTACCTTTTCAATGAAACCATCCAAGGTGTATAG
- the LOC113732753 gene encoding primase homolog protein-like isoform X4 has protein sequence MPLPSRTILHQDSITAIIPSVYSLNPFTSHQFKVQPLIYLASPAKPISRISLYNNGFRSISQRKTGAEFKDKNHEQEESSDYSELKQKLDEVGLNYYNSCSPGQYHLLFCPKLIAYFAGRMIPKQTLEKNCVMQVAGQKDIIAFTYRRNGIIVGCKYRTMDKSFWQEKGTEKTLYGLDDIKEADEVIIVEGEIDKLSLEEAGISNCVSVPAGAPQTVSIKELPTPEKDTGFQYIWNCKKYLNKASRIIIATDADVSGDALAEELARRLGRERSKCWRVHWPKKDEINCFKDANEVLMNLGPNALRETIYSMQLHHMYLFNETIQGV, from the exons atGCCTCTTCCCTCAAGAACAATACTGCATCAAGATAGCATCACTGCCATTATTCCAAGTGTTTATTCGCTTAATCCCTTTACTTCCCACCAATTTAAAGTCCAACCTCTCATCTATTTGGCCTCCCCTGCCAAACccatttcaagaatttcattaTACAATAATGGGTTTCGTTCTATTTCTCAAAGAAAGACTGGAG CTGAATTTAAGGACAAGAATCATGAACAGGAGGAATCCAGTGATTATTCTGAATTGAAGCAGAAACTTGATGAAGTTGGTCTCAATTACTACAATTCTTGTTCACCTGGCCAGTATCATCTCTTGTTTTGCCCCAAG CTGATTGCATATTTTGCTGGAAGAATGATACCAAAACAAACACTAGAGAAAAATTGTGTTATGCAAGTGGCAGGTCAGAAG GATATTATTGCTTTTACTTACAGGAGAAATGGAATCATTGTTGGTTGCAAGTATCGAACTATGGACAAAAGCTTTTGGCAG GAGAAGGGTACAGAAAAGACATTATATGGACTTGATGACATAAAAGAAGCAGATGAGGTTATCATT GTTGAAGGTGAGATAGACAAGCTCTCACTGGAAGAAGCTGGCATTTCTAACTGCGTGAGTGTTCCTGCTGGTGCGCCACAGACAGTTTCTATCAAAGAATTACCAACTCCGGAAAAG GACACTGGATTTCAGTATATATGGAACTGCAAAAAGTACTTGAACAAG gcATCGCGCATAATAATTGCTACTGATGCCGATGTGTCTGGGGATGCTTTAGCTGAAGAACTAGCACGGCGACTAGGAAGAGAAAGGTCAAA ATGCTGGAGAGTACACTGGCCAAAGAAAGATGAAATCAACTGCTTCAAAGATGCAAATGAG GTTCTCATGAATCTAGGACCAAATGCTCTGAGAGAAACAATCTACAGCATGCAATTGCATCACATGTACCTTTTCAATGAAACCATCCAAGGTGTATAG
- the LOC113732753 gene encoding primase homolog protein-like isoform X3, giving the protein MPLPSRTILHQDSITAIIPSVYSLNPFTSHQFKVQPLIYLASPAKPISRISLYNNGFRSISQRKTGAEFKDKNHEQEESSDYSELKQKLDEVGLNYYNSCSPGQYHLLFCPKCKGGRSSVRSLSFHITLDRTSAIWRCFTDECGWAGQVIPGSWTNISGDNQFGKRQKLQPLGDEDIIAFTYRRNGIIVGCKYRTMDKSFWQEKGTEKTLYGLDDIKEADEVIIVEGEIDKLSLEEAGISNCVSVPAGAPQTVSIKELPTPEKDTGFQYIWNCKKYLNKASRIIIATDADVSGDALAEELARRLGRERSKCWRVHWPKKDEINCFKDANEVLMNLGPNALRETIYSMQLHHMYLFNETIQGV; this is encoded by the exons atGCCTCTTCCCTCAAGAACAATACTGCATCAAGATAGCATCACTGCCATTATTCCAAGTGTTTATTCGCTTAATCCCTTTACTTCCCACCAATTTAAAGTCCAACCTCTCATCTATTTGGCCTCCCCTGCCAAACccatttcaagaatttcattaTACAATAATGGGTTTCGTTCTATTTCTCAAAGAAAGACTGGAG CTGAATTTAAGGACAAGAATCATGAACAGGAGGAATCCAGTGATTATTCTGAATTGAAGCAGAAACTTGATGAAGTTGGTCTCAATTACTACAATTCTTGTTCACCTGGCCAGTATCATCTCTTGTTTTGCCCCAAG TGTAAAGGTGGACGATCATCGGTGAGGAGTCTATCCTTTCATATCACCCTAGATAG AACTTCGGCAATCTGGAGGTGTTTTACGGATGAATGTGGATGGGCAGGCCAG GTTATTCCAGGTAGTTGGACGAATATTAGTGGCGATAACCAATTTGGAAAAAGGCAGAAGCTACAACCATTAGGAGATGAG GATATTATTGCTTTTACTTACAGGAGAAATGGAATCATTGTTGGTTGCAAGTATCGAACTATGGACAAAAGCTTTTGGCAG GAGAAGGGTACAGAAAAGACATTATATGGACTTGATGACATAAAAGAAGCAGATGAGGTTATCATT GTTGAAGGTGAGATAGACAAGCTCTCACTGGAAGAAGCTGGCATTTCTAACTGCGTGAGTGTTCCTGCTGGTGCGCCACAGACAGTTTCTATCAAAGAATTACCAACTCCGGAAAAG GACACTGGATTTCAGTATATATGGAACTGCAAAAAGTACTTGAACAAG gcATCGCGCATAATAATTGCTACTGATGCCGATGTGTCTGGGGATGCTTTAGCTGAAGAACTAGCACGGCGACTAGGAAGAGAAAGGTCAAA ATGCTGGAGAGTACACTGGCCAAAGAAAGATGAAATCAACTGCTTCAAAGATGCAAATGAG GTTCTCATGAATCTAGGACCAAATGCTCTGAGAGAAACAATCTACAGCATGCAATTGCATCACATGTACCTTTTCAATGAAACCATCCAAGGTGTATAG
- the LOC113732753 gene encoding primase homolog protein-like isoform X5, producing MWMGRPGSWTNISGDNQFGKRQKLQPLGDELIAYFAGRMIPKQTLEKNCVMQVAGQKDIIAFTYRRNGIIVGCKYRTMDKSFWQEKGTEKTLYGLDDIKEADEVIIVEGEIDKLSLEEAGISNCVSVPAGAPQTVSIKELPTPEKDTGFQYIWNCKKYLNKASRIIIATDADVSGDALAEELARRLGRERSKCWRVHWPKKDEINCFKDANEVLMNLGPNALRETIYSMQLHHMYLFNETIQGV from the exons ATGTGGATGGGCAGGCCAG GTAGTTGGACGAATATTAGTGGCGATAACCAATTTGGAAAAAGGCAGAAGCTACAACCATTAGGAGATGAG CTGATTGCATATTTTGCTGGAAGAATGATACCAAAACAAACACTAGAGAAAAATTGTGTTATGCAAGTGGCAGGTCAGAAG GATATTATTGCTTTTACTTACAGGAGAAATGGAATCATTGTTGGTTGCAAGTATCGAACTATGGACAAAAGCTTTTGGCAG GAGAAGGGTACAGAAAAGACATTATATGGACTTGATGACATAAAAGAAGCAGATGAGGTTATCATT GTTGAAGGTGAGATAGACAAGCTCTCACTGGAAGAAGCTGGCATTTCTAACTGCGTGAGTGTTCCTGCTGGTGCGCCACAGACAGTTTCTATCAAAGAATTACCAACTCCGGAAAAG GACACTGGATTTCAGTATATATGGAACTGCAAAAAGTACTTGAACAAG gcATCGCGCATAATAATTGCTACTGATGCCGATGTGTCTGGGGATGCTTTAGCTGAAGAACTAGCACGGCGACTAGGAAGAGAAAGGTCAAA ATGCTGGAGAGTACACTGGCCAAAGAAAGATGAAATCAACTGCTTCAAAGATGCAAATGAG GTTCTCATGAATCTAGGACCAAATGCTCTGAGAGAAACAATCTACAGCATGCAATTGCATCACATGTACCTTTTCAATGAAACCATCCAAGGTGTATAG
- the LOC113732753 gene encoding primase homolog protein-like isoform X1, whose protein sequence is MPLPSRTILHQDSITAIIPSVYSLNPFTSHQFKVQPLIYLASPAKPISRISLYNNGFRSISQRKTGAEFKDKNHEQEESSDYSELKQKLDEVGLNYYNSCSPGQYHLLFCPKCKGGRSSVRSLSFHITLDRTSAIWRCFTDECGWAGQVIPGSWTNISGDNQFGKRQKLQPLGDELIAYFAGRMIPKQTLEKNCVMQVAGQKDIIAFTYRRNGIIVGCKYRTMDKSFWQEKGTEKTLYGLDDIKEADEVIIVEGEIDKLSLEEAGISNCVSVPAGAPQTVSIKELPTPEKDTGFQYIWNCKKYLNKASRIIIATDADVSGDALAEELARRLGRERSKCWRVHWPKKDEINCFKDANEVLMNLGPNALRETIYSMQLHHMYLFNETIQGV, encoded by the exons atGCCTCTTCCCTCAAGAACAATACTGCATCAAGATAGCATCACTGCCATTATTCCAAGTGTTTATTCGCTTAATCCCTTTACTTCCCACCAATTTAAAGTCCAACCTCTCATCTATTTGGCCTCCCCTGCCAAACccatttcaagaatttcattaTACAATAATGGGTTTCGTTCTATTTCTCAAAGAAAGACTGGAG CTGAATTTAAGGACAAGAATCATGAACAGGAGGAATCCAGTGATTATTCTGAATTGAAGCAGAAACTTGATGAAGTTGGTCTCAATTACTACAATTCTTGTTCACCTGGCCAGTATCATCTCTTGTTTTGCCCCAAG TGTAAAGGTGGACGATCATCGGTGAGGAGTCTATCCTTTCATATCACCCTAGATAG AACTTCGGCAATCTGGAGGTGTTTTACGGATGAATGTGGATGGGCAGGCCAG GTTATTCCAGGTAGTTGGACGAATATTAGTGGCGATAACCAATTTGGAAAAAGGCAGAAGCTACAACCATTAGGAGATGAG CTGATTGCATATTTTGCTGGAAGAATGATACCAAAACAAACACTAGAGAAAAATTGTGTTATGCAAGTGGCAGGTCAGAAG GATATTATTGCTTTTACTTACAGGAGAAATGGAATCATTGTTGGTTGCAAGTATCGAACTATGGACAAAAGCTTTTGGCAG GAGAAGGGTACAGAAAAGACATTATATGGACTTGATGACATAAAAGAAGCAGATGAGGTTATCATT GTTGAAGGTGAGATAGACAAGCTCTCACTGGAAGAAGCTGGCATTTCTAACTGCGTGAGTGTTCCTGCTGGTGCGCCACAGACAGTTTCTATCAAAGAATTACCAACTCCGGAAAAG GACACTGGATTTCAGTATATATGGAACTGCAAAAAGTACTTGAACAAG gcATCGCGCATAATAATTGCTACTGATGCCGATGTGTCTGGGGATGCTTTAGCTGAAGAACTAGCACGGCGACTAGGAAGAGAAAGGTCAAA ATGCTGGAGAGTACACTGGCCAAAGAAAGATGAAATCAACTGCTTCAAAGATGCAAATGAG GTTCTCATGAATCTAGGACCAAATGCTCTGAGAGAAACAATCTACAGCATGCAATTGCATCACATGTACCTTTTCAATGAAACCATCCAAGGTGTATAG